In the Leptospira terpstrae serovar Hualin str. LT 11-33 = ATCC 700639 genome, AACACGGCTCGTTTGAAAGAAAAAGGATTCACAGAAGATGTATTGGAAAAACTCGAAAAACAACTTCCATTTGTATTTGATATTCAATTCGCTTTCAACAAGTTTACGTTAGGTGAAGATTTCCTTTCCAAAACATTGGGAATTGATGCAAACGTTTACAACTCCATGAGTTTTAACCTTTTGGAAACATTGGGATTTTCTGCAGATGAAATTGCTCAAGCAAACGATTATGTTTGTGGAACAATGACAATCGAAAACGCACCTTTTATTAAAGAGAAAGATCTCCCTGTTTTTGATTGTGCAAACAAATGTGGAAAATACGGAAAAAGATTTTTATCTTATCAATCACATATCCGAATTATGGCTGCGGCTCAACCATTCATTTCGGGTGCTATCTCCAAAACGATCAACCTTCCCGAGGAGGCAACCATCGAGGATGTGAAAAACGCATACCTCATGTCCTGGAAAGTGATGATCAAAGCTAATGCGCTTTACCGTGATGGTTCTAAACTTTCACAACCACTTAACTCTGTATTCCAGTTGTTAAGTGCTGTGGGTGAAGAAGAGGAAGAACTTCAAGCTTCCTCAGCTCCAAAAACAGTAACAGAAGTTGCAGAAAAACTAGTTTATAAATACATTTCGGAAAGGAGAAAACTCCCTCACCGTCGTGCAGGATATACACAGAAAGCAATGGTCGGTGGACACAAAGTTTACCTTCGCACTGGAGAATATGAAGATGGCCAACTTGGCGAAATCTTTATCGATATGCACAAAGAAGGAGCGGCCTTCCGTTCTTTAATGAATGCATTTGCGATTGCGGTTTCTCTTGGCCTTCAACATGGAGTTCCTTTAGAAGAATTTGTAGAAGCATTTACATTCTTCAAATTTGAACCTAACGGAATGGTTTCTGGCAACCCTCATATTAAGATGTCAACCTCTGTGATCGATTACATCTTTAGAGAACTTGCCATTACTTATCTTGGTAGATACGACTTGGCACAAGTATCTCCAGAAGATCTAAGAACCGATGAAGTAGGAAGAAAAGCAGAACCTGCAAAGGATCTGGTGGGAAAGCAGGAAAGTAGCGGACTTCGTGCTCCGTTACAAGTTTCCCCTATTTCTATGAAGTCTGTATTGGAAGAAAAACCGGAACCTGTGGCAGTAGCTAGTGGGACAACACAGCCAACAGCTGCGCAGTCTGCAGCGGCAACACTCAAAATCATTGCCGAAGCAAGAACCAAAGGTTATACGGGAGATTCCTGTACAGAATGTGGTTCCTTTCAAATGGTACGTAACGGAGCTTGCCTCAAATGTATCTCATGCGGATCCACAACGGGTTGTTCCTAAAACCAAAACTAGTCCATCGCCAAATTCTAATTTCTAATTAGGGTTTGGCTCTTGAAAATTAAAAAGAGATCTCGAATTGAGATCTCTTTTTTTATCTAAAGCATTCAAAAAAATTAAGCTAAAAAGAATCTTCGACTGAAGCGAAAGCTAAATAGAAAATTAGAATCGATTAGGGAACCGGAGCAGGTTCTATAGATGTTTCTTCTGCTTTTGGCGTAGCACCACCTAACTGATTTAAATTAGGAAGGTCAACCTTTGGTGAAGAAAACGTACCTCGGATCGGAATACATGTTTTTCCCCCTTCTTGTGGGAGGAGAGCCACCATCCCCACTAAGTCCTGGCGTTCCTGCGCAAACTTATCCGTAAGAGAAAAACAAACCTTTAAATCTAATTGCGAGTAAGCAAAAGTATCAGAAAGACGAACCACTCCCTGGAATTGGAATTTGGCAAGGGAAGATTCCAAAATTCCTCGTTCCAAAAGTAACTTTCCAGAGCGAATTTTAAAAACAATATTTGCCTTACGGATGTCAGTTCCTTTCAAACTTCCTAAAAAAGGAATTTCTGGTGATTCTTTAATTTTTCCGCCAGATAAATCAATCTCCCCTTCTCCATTCCATTTTGTAATTTTATCATCTAATGGCGAAAGTCGTAACGGAATATCAAGAGTTTGGACACTAGCGGCCCACTCGCTGCCTTCGAAACTAAAGTATCCAATATTTGCGTCGCCATCCAAACGGGACTGAAGCAATCCCAAAAGAGAGACACCTAAACTAATTTCTTCTGCTTTAATCGAAGTACCTGATGGAAAACTAGCCACGAAACTATCAAAAGATTTTCTTCCAATCATTGGGAACTGAATTTCTTTTGCATCCATAAAGATCCCAGTTTCTTTACCTGTTTTGATAAGAATAGAACGGACAATTTCATTCAGGGGAAAAATAAAAAGTGTAAATATTAGAAAAGAAACAAAAGCAATACCAACAAGAGTAAAAATTTCCTTCCGATTTACTTTAGTATGTTCTTCGTCACCATCTTCATCAAACAAATCACCATCGTCTTCCAGAAGACTTTCCTGGACTTCTTGGTCTTCTTCATTTTGAAAATCGTCTTCCAATTCACTTTCTTTTGGCATTTTATTTCCCTTTGGATAAACGACTATACGATGAGATTTTTAAATTCACATCGTATATTTCTTTTTCTGCAAATGGTTTTCTGAAACTGAGTAAATCAACCTTTGCTTGGATTTGTTTGTTCTTTTCTATATCATAGACAAGTTTAATGATATCTTGCAAAAGAACGGAACGAAAAGACACATCAATCGTAATTTTATTATAGTCCTTTTGGATGACATTACTTGTATCCTTCATCGTTTGGACTTTGTCTTTTAAATTATATCTAACTAGAATTTGATCTAGTTTCGAATACATAACACTTACATCTTCTTCGCTTCCACCTGACTGTAATCCACGCAAATAATTATATTCACGAATCACTCGATCAAGTTCGGTAGCCTGCGACCTAGTTTCGAAAATTTCTTCCGTCAGACTGTTTCGCAAATCTGAAAACAAAGTGATAATGGTATAAATTCCAAGAAGAGCCACGAAACTGATTAAACCAGTGACTAAAACACGTTCTCTATCATTCAGCCGGTCAAACATTATGGTTCATCCTTAGGAGTCACAACATCCATTTTGATTTTAAAACTGACTTTGAATTTGTTTACTCCAGTGATGAGTCTCTTATTTTGAATTTGTATATTAGTGAATTTTTCTGATTTTTCTAAAGCCGATTGGATGGTTCCAATTTCCCCAAATTCATTAACTCGACCATAAATTTGAATTTCCTTTTCTTCAAAATTGAACTGATCCAAAATAAAAGGCAAAACATCGGGCGAAGGAAATTGTTCAGTGGCTTCATTCAAAACATCCAAAACACTTTCTTGGGAAAGAAACAATCGATAGATTTCCGTTTTCTTTCTTTCGGCTTTTAGTTTTTTGTTTGCTTCGGTAAGTGGATCTTCCTCTTCACCGAGTTCTCCACCAATTCCATTTTTGTATTTTTCTAATAACACCTGTTTATTCGCAGTTATTTTCCGTTTATCTAAAATGATTCCGATGAGAAACACTCCAAACAAAAGCATAAGGGAAATGCTTACGAGAATTAGGTGAGGTTTGAAAGCAGATAATTTAAACCTATTGGTATGAATCTTTTTAGCAAATCCTGTTTCTAGAAAATTAACCCTATTGCGAGATTCAAAATGAGTACCAGTTGCCACTGCAGTAACAAAACTCGGATCATTAATTCCTAAAAATTCATAACGTCCAGTTTTGATTCCTAACTTTTCTTCTAAATAAGCGGTGAGTCCTGGATACAAACTCGCTCCACCAGACAAAAGAATCAGACTTGGCCGTTCCGTTTCTGGAAGTGAAAAAATACTATTTTCAACTTCGTGAATCAGTTGTTCAATTTTTGCTAAAATAAACTTTCGAATTGATTTCCACTGAGTGGAAGTTATGTGGAATTTGGAAAAAAAACTTATTTCTTCCGATTTTTCTACCGTTTCAAAAAGAAAACCTATAGGTAAGGATTCCTTAAGTGCTCGCGCATCTTCCAATTCAATTTTAAGGAGGTTCGCAATTTCTAAACTCACGTCTTCTCCACCAATATAAATTTGGCGGGTGTGGCGAAGTTTTCCTTCAAAAAGAACATTCAGAATGCTATACTTTCCTCCAAGATCCAATTGAAGAATGGATTGTTCTGCAAGTATTAGAGGAAAGTTTTTTGTCACTAAAGAGGAGAGTGCAAAAGAATCTAATGACAAACAAGATAGAGAAAGATCACCTTTAGCAAAAGGTTTTAATGCTCGGAGAAGTTCTGAATGGTGGACATTGAAAGAAATAACTTCTGAGTTTTCTTTATTCGATCTCCATGTTTTGCCGATGACTTCCAGTTCCTCCATCGGATAGGGAACTAAATTTTCCACCTCAAATGGTAATACTTCTTGGATGGCTTTTTCAGAAACCAATGGTACGGTGAGGTCCCTTACAAATAGATTGTGAATTCCTAAATTAATAAGGAAACGGTTTTCTTCAGGGAAAAAACTTTGAATGAAACGAATGATATTGTATTCAAAAGGATCTCCTTCAGATTCGTCCAGTTCAACAACCGGAAGACTTTCTGTTCGAAGGATCACTACTTTTCCGAGTACCTTTTTAAAAAGGACTCCTTTTAGAAACGTTGAACCATAATCGATAGCTAGGTATTGGTCAAATGATAACATAATTAATCTTCAGTATAGTATAACATTTGGTTGTTGGTGAGGTCAAAAAGACCTGATACCTTTCGAACCACTTTATCCTTTATAATCCCAACCCCTGTGATTTTATAAACTTCGCCCTTGGTTTTGATACGACCACCAGAGACATCTGTACCCTCTCCCGCCAGTTCCTTATACAGAGTGAGGTCCCCTGTTGTTTTCACTTGGAATTCTGGTTCGGTCTCCAGATCTTTCAATTCTTTAATATAGCCTCCTTTCTGCAACTTGAGTTTCAAAATTTTCATAGCGGCTTGTTTGGTCATAAAGTCAGAAAGGGAAATGAGGACAAAATAAGGGGCTGTATTGATATTGATCCGATCGTCATAGGAATCACCCGCAGGCAAGTAGGCAGTGATATTATTTGAGAGCACATAATCTTTATCGGAACGAAGGGCCCTTTCCTCCTCTGTCATAAAGTCCTTGGAATTATTTTTGTCATAGTCCTTAGGTTTCAAACTTTCATAGACTACGGATCGATCAAATCCTTTGACACTTAACAGTTCCGAAAGTGAATAGAGGGGAGCATTTTTAATTTTTCTCGGTGGCGAAAGCCGGTTATAGTAGTACTGTTCGGCCCCCCCACCGGTTTCCTGGTGATTTTCATCGATCCAATCCAAAATGGGAAAAATCATCTCTCGTTTTAAACCAAATTGATAGAAAAGGCGAGTGACCATCTCGATTGTTCTTTGGTTCGGTTGGTCATCGTAAATTTTCACTAAAGAGTTAATGTTGATCTTCCCATCTTCTGGACTCATAGTGTAATAAATAACCCCCCCACCTAGTGGTATCGGTGGCGGATCCATAGCAAGGCCCGACTGATATAAAACCTCTTCAGGAATTTTTTTCAAAGCACCCACTGCTCCCATAAACCCTGCTTTCGCTAGCATATGAGCTCGAAAACCATCAGCCTGTGAACGAGCCACTCGGTATTCTGTAGCTGCATCCTCAAAGAATTTTGAAGCAGTGAACATAGAAGCGGTACCAATGGCCATCACAAGGAGATAGACCATAAACCCCTGTTTTGTTTTTTTATTTGTAGAGGATAACCGGATGCGCAAGAGATTCATATTTAACAAAGGCATTCCCCACTAATGATATAATTTCAAATCGAATCAGTCTTGGAATTTTTTTCGTTGTTCGGGAATTCCAATCATCAACCCATTTATCTCCACGTTCAGAAAATTTCATTTGAAAACTCTTTACATTTTCGAGTAATACGTGTTCTACGCCACCTTGTGTCGGGAAGGTATCAATCATCTCATCCTCCCTACGAATTAAATAAGACAACCCACTCATCTTTGGATTAGGCATCTTTCGCAAATAAAAGGAAACTTCCCGAACAGAAGCCTGCCCTTCTTCTTCCGAATTTGGGTTGGCTGTTGCAAAAACAACACGATCGTTCCTTCCTCCTGTGACTCCATCTTGTTTACCCACAAACAAAATTCGTTTCTGGTTATCTATAAAGTAGGTACGGGCAAGGGTTCCTCTAATATTCTCCATAGCATAAAGAATATCTTTTCTATTGGCTCCTTTATTAGAGGCGCCTTTTTTGGAAATTTTATTCGCAGTATAAAATACGGAGAATATACCTGTGAAAATGACCGCCATAATCATAACGACGATAGAAATCTCCACCAAGGTAAACCCACGTCTATGTCGCGACATAACAAACACTAGTATTTAGTACTCCGGAAAGTTTCTACGCTATAGGTTTCCTTTTTATTTCCATCCGAATAAAAAATGGAAACTTTCACACGGAAAACTTTAAGAACCCCACCTGTTTCAAAACTTTTTTTCTGACCACGTTTTTTCATTAAGTCACTAAAGCCAACGTCTTTATCACCTAACATATCTTTTGGTGCTTTTTTTCGAAGTGCTTCCGCATTGGGCCCACCAGCAAGTTTCAATAAATCCATTTCTTCTTCTTTGATTTCTGTTTCAAAGGTGTAACCTGGAAAGGCATCGATTGAACCACGGGATGTATCCGTCTGCATTGTGGTGGATGAGTCTACCTGTGCCATTTTAATTTTTGCTAAATGGACTGCATTGGCAAGTAAGACCGCCTTTTTCTGATACGAAATTCCTTCGGCAATTAGGGAATATGTGTAAGTCATGACCATAGCAGCCATTGCCATCGCTATGGTGACTTCGAAAAGTGTAAAGGCTTGACGAAAATATTTATTTAGGTTGGGTTTTTGCATTGGAGTCCACCTGTTCATCTCTTTCGTCAAGTCCATAAGAAACCTTTTCAATAGCCTTAGTTTCAGGTTCTGGGAAATATTCCGTTTTATGAATTTTTATTTTTCCACCATAACAGTAGATTTGAATGGTTCTTTTGATTTCTGTATCTGAACCTACATATAAAAATAAATCAGTAGTGGTTCCTTGTGGAGTAAATACAATTCGGATTTTACCTTCCGATCTTGGTTTTCCACCTAAATCCCGTACGCTGACAATTTTTGAATAAAACGGGAGAGTCACTTTTTTTAAAATTGCTTCTTCTTCCAATCCCCCTTCTTCTCTTTTTAAAAGAAAAAACTGGTATTCCCTTTTTTCAAAATCATATTGAAATAGGACTGCTTGGTTGGTTAATTGTGCTTTGTTATAACCGAATTTAAAGGATTCCTGTAATTTTACAGCGATATCTTCCGTGGAGGGAATGATGAGGTTACGGAGGGTTCCTCCAACAATCACCATGATAAGCCCAAGTATGGAGATCACTACGACGATCTCAATCAAAGTGAGACCATCGCGTAATTTCCGTTTGGTTTTCAGAACCGGTATTTTATCGGAAAGCTGCCGGGTAATCATCCGGTGAAAGGATATTAAAGTCTTTACCTTTTCCTTCGCCACCTTCTTTTTTATCATCACCTAGAGTAACAATTTGAGGGACAGCTCCTTCAAACTTTAGCACGTAAGGTGTTTTCCACGGATCTTTCAAAACAGCTTTCTCACGAATGATAGGTTCGTAATCGTCACCAATTTTATCGTCGTCTGGTTTCTCGATTAACGCTTGTAAACCTTGTTCTTCTGAAGGATATTTATCATATACTTCTAAATATCTTTCCAACGCAGTTTTTAACACGGCACTATCGTTTTTCAGCTTCAATTTTTTTTCGCCTTCACCCCGGTTTCCGATACTGGAGTAAAGAATGGCCATGAGTGATCCTAAAATGAGCATTACCACTGTAATCTCGATTAAGGTGAGTCCCTCACGAATCTTTCTGTGTTTCCCTTTAGTTTTCATAAACTCTACATCCCCTGGATTTCTTGAGTTAGTTTGTACATTGGCGTCATAATTGCCGCCATAATGGTAAAAATAATTCCACCCATTACAATGATCATCATTGGTTCTAATGATTGTGTCAAAGATTTTATTGCCGTGTCGACCTCGGATTCATAGATTTCCGAGAGTTTATTCATCATTTCGGGAACTTTATCGGATGCTTCTCCGGCACTGAGCATCCCAAGTACCATCTGGGGAAGGACTTGCGAACCTTGTAAGGAATCAGATAATTTCCCCCCTTCTTTGATTTTGATAATTGCACTTTCAATTTCTTCTTTAAAAACGGTATGTCCCACCACATCTGAAACGATGTTCAAAGACACAATGAGTGGAACCCGGTTCATGAGAAGAATGGAAAGGTTCCTTGCAAAATTGGAAACTAAGATTTTACGAAGTAAGGTTCCAATCACCGGTAAACCAAGTAAAAACCGGTCCCAAACCTTTTTCCCTTCCCCTGAACTTTTCCACTTTAAAAAACTAAGTAAACCGGCAGCAATCGCACCTAAAATAAAAAACCAATAGTTTGTCAGTACATAGGATAAAAATATCACTCCGCGAGTTAAGAGCGGAAGTTTTGCATCAAAAGATGCGAACAACTGTTCAATTTGAGGAATAACCACTACGAGTAGAAATATTGATACACCAAGTGACAGTAACCCCATAATCATTGGATAAATCATTGCCACTTGGACTTTTGATTTTAACTCCGAAGATTTTTCCTCTAGTTCTGCTAACCTATGTAATGTGTTTTCGTAGTTTCCTGTGGATTCACCGACAGAAATCAAACTAGGGTATTGGTCAGGGAAAACCGTTTTGTGTTTTTTCATGGACTCAGAAAGGCTCATCCCTTCTGTGATGTCAGCTCTCATCTCAATCAAAACTTTTTTGAAGTATATGTTTTCGACTTGGTCAATGATAGAAAGTAAACATTTATCGAGAGGTATTCCTGCACCAATCAGTGTTCCCAATTGTTTACAAAACAAACCTACATCTTTTCGGGGAATTCGGTATAATAACTTGGATAAAAAAGGAAAGAGTTCCCTTTCTTCTTTTTCACGGTCTTCCTGTATGGAACGAACGTAGAGTCCTTTCGCCTTAAGCTTGTTACGTGCCGCCTGAAGATTGGGAGCATCAATGATATTTTTTTCTTCTTTGCCTTTTCGGTTGAAAGCTACGTAAGTAAAGAGTGGCATAAAATTTATGATACTCGAAGGACTTCTTCGGGAGTGGTTACACCTTCAATCACTTTGAATTTGCCGTATTCTTGGAGCGTAGAAAGGCCATTTTTTATAGCAAGTTCTTTGATTCGGTTTGAATCAGCACCTTGCAAAATCGCACGTTTGATTTCATCATTCATTATGAGAAGTTCATACAATCCAGTTCTTCCTTTGTATCCTGAGTTTAGACAAGAAGCGCAACCTTTCCCGCGATACAAGACCCCATTTTTTAATTCTTTTCTCTGGATTCCAAGGCCAGCCAAATCTTTGTCTGTTGGTTTGTAAGAAGTTTTACAATCCTTACAAATGACCCGAACAAGCCTTTGGGCCATAAATCCAAGTACGGAACTGGTAATCAGATAGGGCTCTATTCCCATATCGACAAGCCTTGTGACGGCAGCGGACGCATCGTTTGTATGCAGAGTAGAAAAAACCAAGTGTCCTGTAAGAGAGGCTTGGATGGCAATTCTTGCCGTTTCTTCATCCCGGATCTCTCCCACCATCACCACATCCGGATCCTGACGAAGGATAGACCGAAGTCCCGCAGCAAAGGTAAGACCAATTTTATCATTCATTTGCATTTGGGAGATCCCATCCATTTGGTATTCCACTGGATCTTCGCAAGTGATGATATTTCTTTCTTCTGTATTGATTTCAGAAAGTGCGGAATACAAGGTTGTAGATTTACCAGATCCCGTTGGGCCAGTTACTAAGATAATTCCATATGGTTTATAAATGAGTTCTTTAAAGTCTTTAAGGATTTCCTTGTTAAAACCCATAGTATCAATGGAATACTTTTGATCTGTTTTATTGAGAATCCGCATTACAATGCGTTCACCAAATTGGCAAGGGATGATTGAAACCCGTACGTCCACATCCTTTCCCGCTAACCGCAGTTTGATCCTACCATCTTGTGGCAAACGGTTCTCAGCAATGTTCAAATTGGACATGATTTTGATACGTGTGGAAATTCCCGCCAAATAAGATTTAGGTGGATTTAAAACTTTTTGCAAAACACCATCCACACGATAACGAACCACTACTGATTTTTCGAATGGTTCCACGTGAATATCTGAAGCCCTTTCGGAAACAGCCTGTGATAAAATTACGTTCACCATCTTAATGATGGGAGCTTCATTCGAAAGGTCTAAGGCATCTGATTCAAAGGCATCCGAGAGATCGCCAAAACTCCCATCCATCTCGTCCATCATCTCTTTTGCTTCGGCAGTTGTTTTGTCGAACTGAGAGTGAACGATCCTCATGATTTCGTTTTCCGTTGCGAGAACGAATTGAATTTCGTATCCTTTTAAAAAGGATCGCATATCATCCATTGGGTGGAGGTCTGTGGGATCACATGTGGCAACGATTACTTTTTTGCCTTTGACCGAAACCGGAACAATTTTAGAACGTTGGACTAGTTTTAAAGGAATTTTTCCAAAAACTTCTTCATTAGCAACAAACTCGAGTTTGTCGATAAATTCCATTCGGTGGAGCTTGGATAAGGCTTTTAGAATGTCAGTTTCGGAAGCGAGACCTTTTTTCTGGATGATATGAGTGATGGGAAGATTAGTTTTTTCCTGTTGTTTGGAAATATCCTCAAGATCCTTTATTGTAAGAATCCCATCTTCTAATAGAATTTGGCCTAAACTCTTTCTCATCGCAGTTTCTTTTCTCGTTCGTCGACCATCCTTTCTTGTTCATTTTTCTTTTGGATGGTCATTCGATCCGATTTATCTCGGTCGTCCAAAATATGAGGTGTTAAAAACACCATCAAATTGGTTTTACGATTTTGATTGGTAGTTCTGCGAAAGAGAGTTCCAAGTAGTGGAATCTCACCTAAAATTGGGATCTTTTGTACTTTCTTTTGTTTGTCATTGGAAAGAAGCCCCCCGATAACAATGGTTTGGATATTATCCACAACGATAGTAGTTTTTATATCTCGTTTGTTAAACGTTGGGTTTCCCCCTGTAGCTTCAGAAGAAATCCCTGCTACGTTTTTAATCTCTTGGTAAAGATCTAAAGTGATACGATTGTTTTTGTTGATATGCGGTGTGAACTTGAGTTTAATCCCTGTGGGACGGTATTCAAAGTTTGCAACCGTCACGGCATTGTCCCCACCGAGACCTGCGTTACGGTTTTGTGTTCGAACGGGAACATCCTGCCCTACGTTGATTTCCGCTTCTTGGTTATCCAAGGTCAATATCTGAGGAGCTGACAATACGTTGAAATTTTCATTGGTTGAGTTTGCATTCAAAATACCAATGATTTGTTGGCCCCCTCTACGAATGAAACCAAGGGAGAAACCAGAAAGAGTGTTTACGTTAGTGGGACGACCATTTTTATCAATCACTCCCCCTTGTGCCGCAAGACCTGTGTTAAACTGTCCATAGGCCAACTCTTGGTAACGCCAATCGATACCAAAGTCATTGAGGTCAGTGGAACTAAGTTCCACAATAAGGACTTCGAGTAACACCTGTTTTCTGGGTGTATCTAGGATTTTAATGATTTTTTTAATTTCTTCCCACTCTTGAGGAGTTGCCGTCACAATCAGTGAGTTGGATTCTTTGTGAGCTACTGCTTTGATTTTATCTTGTTTTCCTGGGACCTTTGGTGCCTGAGCAACAGGTTGTGGTGGAGCTGCTGGTTTTCCATCAGGGCCTGGTTCTCCCGGTGGACCTTGTGCCGGTGCCATAGGAGCATCGGGCATATCCAATTTTACCAAAATGGCAGCCAACTTTTCTGCTTCATTGTATTCCAAAGTATAAATATGGATATCACCAGCAGAGGAAATGGAACCTGGACCATCGGCTCGTACATCTAAATTATCAACTAACTTGAGTAATTTGTTAATATCGGATGTGGAACCCGAAAAAATCAAAGTGTTTTGGTTTTTGGGAATGATGATATCTGTATCAGGAGAAGTGACCCGTTTGAGAATAGGTTCGAGCTCTACAGCGTTCGAAAATTCCAAGGGAACAATTTGAGTAATGGTTTTATTTAAGGAAACATCAGCCTCTGAAACTGGATCTTTTCCTATCCGAACAATCGGAGATTTAGCAAGAGCATCTTTGATTTTAACTACTTTAATAAGATCATTCTCTTCGATGAGTCCAAAACCTTGAGTCTCTAATACAGATTTCATAAATCCGTAAGCATCTTCAATTTTGACTCGTTTTTGTGAGATGATGGTGATCTTCTTTCCCTTCACCGCATCATCGATTAGAATATTTCGTTTGATGATGGCACTCATTCCCATAAGGAAATCTTTGAGTTCTGTGTCCCGCCAATCGGCAGTGAAACTTGCAGGTTCTGGTGAGGATTTGGCCTTTGGTTTCCCTTTCTCTTGAGAAAAGCTAGGAGTGACAAATAAATAGAGGCAAATACTCAGTACTACTAAAGGAAGACGATTTCTCATTTTAATTCCGAATGATAAATTCATATGTGATTATTTTGCCTTGTCTCTCTAAATCCACTGTAATTTTCGGTGCTTGTTTGATCGAACCCCAAATTTCCAACATTTTCTCTGTTTCGTTGAGTGGCATTCCATTGACTCGTTTGATAATATCCCCACCGCGT is a window encoding:
- the gspE gene encoding type II secretion system ATPase GspE, with translation MRKSLGQILLEDGILTIKDLEDISKQQEKTNLPITHIIQKKGLASETDILKALSKLHRMEFIDKLEFVANEEVFGKIPLKLVQRSKIVPVSVKGKKVIVATCDPTDLHPMDDMRSFLKGYEIQFVLATENEIMRIVHSQFDKTTAEAKEMMDEMDGSFGDLSDAFESDALDLSNEAPIIKMVNVILSQAVSERASDIHVEPFEKSVVVRYRVDGVLQKVLNPPKSYLAGISTRIKIMSNLNIAENRLPQDGRIKLRLAGKDVDVRVSIIPCQFGERIVMRILNKTDQKYSIDTMGFNKEILKDFKELIYKPYGIILVTGPTGSGKSTTLYSALSEINTEERNIITCEDPVEYQMDGISQMQMNDKIGLTFAAGLRSILRQDPDVVMVGEIRDEETARIAIQASLTGHLVFSTLHTNDASAAVTRLVDMGIEPYLITSSVLGFMAQRLVRVICKDCKTSYKPTDKDLAGLGIQRKELKNGVLYRGKGCASCLNSGYKGRTGLYELLIMNDEIKRAILQGADSNRIKELAIKNGLSTLQEYGKFKVIEGVTTPEEVLRVS
- the gspD gene encoding type II secretion system secretin GspD encodes the protein MRNRLPLVVLSICLYLFVTPSFSQEKGKPKAKSSPEPASFTADWRDTELKDFLMGMSAIIKRNILIDDAVKGKKITIISQKRVKIEDAYGFMKSVLETQGFGLIEENDLIKVVKIKDALAKSPIVRIGKDPVSEADVSLNKTITQIVPLEFSNAVELEPILKRVTSPDTDIIIPKNQNTLIFSGSTSDINKLLKLVDNLDVRADGPGSISSAGDIHIYTLEYNEAEKLAAILVKLDMPDAPMAPAQGPPGEPGPDGKPAAPPQPVAQAPKVPGKQDKIKAVAHKESNSLIVTATPQEWEEIKKIIKILDTPRKQVLLEVLIVELSSTDLNDFGIDWRYQELAYGQFNTGLAAQGGVIDKNGRPTNVNTLSGFSLGFIRRGGQQIIGILNANSTNENFNVLSAPQILTLDNQEAEINVGQDVPVRTQNRNAGLGGDNAVTVANFEYRPTGIKLKFTPHINKNNRITLDLYQEIKNVAGISSEATGGNPTFNKRDIKTTIVVDNIQTIVIGGLLSNDKQKKVQKIPILGEIPLLGTLFRRTTNQNRKTNLMVFLTPHILDDRDKSDRMTIQKKNEQERMVDEREKKLR